In Armatimonadota bacterium, the genomic window CGGGGTCCTGGTTGATGGCGACGATGACCTGGGACGACCGCATCCCCGCCAGGTGCTGGATGGCGCCGGAGATGCCGCACGCCAGGTAGAGCCGCGGCGACACCACCTTGCCCGTCTGCCCCACCTGATGGGCGTGGGGCATCCACCCCGCGTCCACCGCCGCGCGCGAGGCGCCCACCGCCGCATTGAGCAGCTCCGCCAGCTCTCGCAGCATGGCGAAGGCGTCCGGCCCGCCCAGCCCGCGGCCCCCGGACACCACCACCTCCGCCTCCGCGACATCGAGCTCCTGGCGCTCAGGCTTGATCAGCTCCAGCAGCTCGACCACCGCCTCCGTCGGCGCCGGTCCGGGGGCGGGCATGGTGATGACCTCCGCCAGGCGCGACCCATCGGACGCGCCCAGGGCGAACGCGCGGGGGCGCGCGGTGATGATGCGCGGGCGGGTCTCGATGGCGACGGTGGCGATGACCTTGCCCGCGTACATCGGGCGCTTCTGCGTCGGCGCGTCGGCCGCCACCGAGATGCAATTGGGGGCCAGCCCCGCACCCAGGCGTGCCGCCAGGGCCGCCGCCAGGTCGCTGCCGATCGCGGTCGCGGGCGCCAGAATGCTCTCCGGTTGGATCTCGCGCGCCAGCGCCTCGAGCGCCGACACCGGGGCGCGCGCCGCGCCCGTGAGGCCGTAGATGCGGTCGGCCCCGTAGGCGGCCAACGCCGGCGCGTGCGCCTCGGCGTCACCCACCACCGCCGCCACCACCGCGCCGCCGCGCGCATCGGCCAGACGCCGGGCCTCGCTCACCAGCTCCAGGCTCACCGGGCGCAGGGCGCCGTCGGCGAGCTCCGTCACTACCAGTATCTCGTCAGCCACAACGATCCCTTTCTGCGCCCAGTCTCAACCACGGCGGACGCCGGGCGAAGTCCAGACGATGATCCCTCTGTGTGTCCCGTGCGCGCTGTCGCAAGGCTTCCCCGTCACAGCACCTTCGCTTCGTCGCGCAGGGCCTGCACCAGCCGTGCCACCGCCTCCGCCACCGGCGCTTCGATCACCGTCCCGCCGCCGCGCGCCGGGGGCAGCTCGAACTTGACGATGCGCGTCGCCGCGCGGGCCGCGCCTATGGTCTCCGCGCTGACGCCGACGGCGGCCGCGTCCATCGTCTGCACCTCTTTGCGCTTGGCCTTCATGATGTCTATGGCCTTGGGGTAGCGCGGCTCGTTGAGCCCCTTGTCGGCGGTGAGCACCGCCGGCAGCGGGCAGCGCACCACCGCCGTGCCCGCCTCGGTCTCGCGCCGGGCGATGACCTTGCCCTCCGCGATCTCGACCCTGACCACGGCCGCGATGTGCGGCAGGCCGAGCGCTTCGGCCAGCGCCGCGCCCACGTAGCCGTAGGCGTCATCCACCGCCAGCTTGCCGCACCAGATCAAATCGTAATCGCGGCCCTTGATCGCCGCCGCCAGCACCGCCGCGGCGGCATGGGGGTCGGCGCCCGCGAACGCCGGGTCGGTCAGATGGACGATGTCATCGGCCCCCATGGCGGCGGCGGTGCGCAGGGCCGTCGCCGCGCCCTCGGAGCCCATGCAGATGGCGGTGACGGCGCCGCCCTCGCGCTCGCGGATGCGCAGCGCCTCCTCCAGCGCGTACTCGTCATAGGGATTGACGACCCACGCCAGGTCCTGGGTGTCAATGGCGGCTCCGTTGCCGGTGGGCGTGATCTCCGCCGCGGTGTCGGGGACCTGCTTGACGCAGACGATGACGTTCATCACTCTCGGCTCCTCGTCTCACTGATGGGGTCCGCATGGGGGCGCGGTCAGAACCGCCCCTGGCGGGTCAGGCTGCCGGCGATGACCATGCGCTGCACCTCGTTGGTGCCCTCGAAGATGCGGTTGATGCGCGAATCGCGATAGAACATCTCGATCGGATAGTCCCGCATGTAGCCCATGCCGCCGTGGATCTGCACCGCCTTGTCCACCACCCGGTCGAGCGCGTCCGAGCAGAAGAGCTTGATGATGGCGGCGTCGCGGGTGATCTTCATCCCCTGGTCGTACATCCACGCCCCGCGATAGGTCATGCTCTCCATGGCGAAGGCGTCGGCGGCCATGTCCGCCAGCATCCACTGAATGCCCTGCTTGCGGATGATGGGCTCGCCGAACTGCACGCGCTGCGCGGCGTGGGCGATGCTGAGATCAATCATCTCCTTGGCGGCGCCGGTGCAGGCCGCGCCCAGGCTCAGGCGCCCGACGTCCAGGGTCTTCATCGCGGTCAAGAAGCCCATCCCCACCCTGCCGATGACGTTGTCCTTGGGCACGCGCAGGTCCTTGAAGAACAGCTCGCAGGTGCCGGAGCCGCGGATCCCCATCTTCTTCTCCTTGGGTCCGCGCGACAAGCCCGGCATGTCGCCTTCGATGATGAAGGCGGTGATGCCGCCGCGCACCCCGCGCGACTTGTTGGTGGCCGCGAAGACGCAGATGACGTCGGCGATATCGCCATTGGTGATGTAGAGCTTGGAGCCGTTGAGGACGAAGTCATCGCCATCGCGCACCGCCGCCGTCGAGATCCCGGCGGCGTCCGACCCCGCGCCCGGTTCGGTGAGGGCGAAGGCGGCAATCTTGTTGCCGCTGCACAGGTCGGGCAGGTACTTGCGTTTCTGCTCCTCGGTGCCGTCCAGGTAGATGGGCATGGCGCCGATGGAGGTGTGCGCCGACAGCATCACCGTCACCGAGGCCGAGGCCCGCGCGAACTCCTCCAGCACCACGCAGTAGCCGATCTCGCCCGCGCCCACGCCCCCGACCGCCTCCGGGAAGGGGAGGCCGAAGTAGCCCTGCTCCGCCATCTTCTCCAGCAGCTCCCGGGGGATTTGCTCCTCCTCGTCAATGCGCCGCGCGAGCGGCTTGACCTCGTTTTGTACGAACCCGCGCGTGACCTCGCGCAGCATGTCATGTTCCGACAGGTCGAAATCCATTCGTCCCTCCTGGAGTGAACGCGCGGCCGCAAGGCGGGCGCGCCCTACTGATCGGTGAACTTCGGCCGGCGCTTCTCGAGGAAGGCGCCGACACCCTCGCGCATGTCCCGCGTCTCGCAGATCTCGCCGAAGAGGCGGTTCTCCAGCGCCAGGCCCGCCGCCTTGGCCTCGGCACCGGTGATGGGATCGCCGGTCAGGATCATCTCCAGCGCCCGGGCGCTCCCCACCACCCGCGGCAGCCGCTGGGTGCCGCCGAAGCCGGGGATGATGCCGAGGTTGACCTCGGGCTGGCCGATCTGGGAGCGCTCGCCGGCGATGCGCAGGTGACAGGCGAGCGCGAGCTCGGTGCCCCCACCGAGGCAGGTGCCGTTGATGGCGGCGATGACGGGAACCTCCAGCAGCTCGATGTCGCGCAACAGGCGCTCCCCCTGCCGGGCCAACTCGGCGCCCTGACGGGCGTCGGCGATGCCGGCGATCTCGCGCAGGTCAGCGCCCGCGATGAAGAACCTCCCGGCTCCGGTGATGATCGCGGCCTTGACCGCGCGGTCGGCCTTGATGCGGGCTACGACTTCGCGCAGCTCGCGGATCACCTCCGCCGACAGCGAGTTGACCGGGGGATGGTCCACCATGATGGTGGCGACGCCGTCCTCGACGGTCAAGCTGACATACTTGAATTCGGTCATGATGTCCTGCCAGGCGAATCGCGTCGCGTCGGCGGGCCTAGTGGGTGAAGAACCCCCGGCCCGTCTTCTGACCGAGGCGGCCGGCCGCCACCATGCGCTTGAGCATCGGCGCCGGCCGCGCTCATCGCGCGTGCGCCCACCACCCCCGCCTGGTAGATGTGCATGCCGCCTCCAGCGATGCCGGTCCCCGGCTTGCGGGCGGTCTCTTGGGAGTTCCGGGGGTAGGAGTTCTGTGCGCTGGCGGTGAGAACCTGCCGCAAGCAGCGGCCGCGCCGCATGGCGGTGTCACGCGGCGCCCTCACCACAAGGTGGCGTCGCCGTCCGGCGAGCGCGGCGGCAGGTGCACGTCGCAAGTGGCCGAGGGGGCGTCGGCTGGCGCAAAACGCTTGTTGATCACCTGGGGACAGTATTCGGTGGCGAGTTTGCCGGACTCGGCGCACACGCTCAGGGTGATAGTGCGGCCGGCCTCCGGCGCCCCGCCGGCAGTGGGGCCGTGAATGTCGCACAACGTGCGCGGGGCGGACGCCCGCTCGGCGGGCGAGTACTGCACGACCCGCGTGTTGGGGCATTCGGGCCGGGCGAGCTTGCCGGAATCTACGCACACTGTAACCCGCAACGGCGACGGCGCGCGCCGCTCCGGCGGCTCTGGCGTGACCGTGGTGGGGCGCGCGGGGCGCTGCTCCGGCGTCGCCGACGCGCCCGCGTCGCGCTGGTCCGCGATTTTCATGGCGGCGGTCATGAAATCCTTCCAGATGGAGGCAGGCACGGTACCCCCGAACACGCGGCGCATGGGGGTGCTGTCGCGGTTGCCCACCCAGACGGCGCACACCAGCTTGTCGGTGTAGCCGATGAACCAGGCATCCTTGTAGTCGCTGGCGGTGCCCGTCTTGCCCGCCGCCGGCCATGCGATGCGCGCCCTGTAGCCGGTGCCGCGGGTGACCACGTCTCGCAGCATGTCGTCCATGACGTGCGCCGTCGCCGGCGCGAGCGCCGGGCGCGTGCGGGGACGATAGGAGCTGACGACGCTGTCATTGCGGTCGGCGATGCGATCCACCGGCCGCGGCGCCACATACTGCCCGCCGTTGGCGAAGACGCCGAAGGCGGAGGCCATGTCGAGGGCGGTGACGCCGGAGGTGCCCAGCGCCAGCGAGAGGTACGGGTCCAGCCGATCCCGTATTCCCATGCGGTGAGCGTAGTCAATCACCTTGGGGACGCCGACTTCGTCGAGCAGCTTGACCGCCACCACATTGATCGAGTGCACGAGCGCGTGGCGCAGGGTGATGCGGCCGCGATACCTGCGGTCGGCGTTCTTGGGGCTCCAGGGCTTGCCGCCAGCGCCTTTGTACGTCACCGGCCCGTCCACCATGGTGCTGTCCGGAGTGAAGCCGCTGTCCATGGCCGTCGCGTAGACGAAGGGCTTGAACGCGGAGCCCGCTTGGCGCCGCGCCTGGGTAGCGCAGCTATATTGATCGGCGCGGTAATCCAGCCCGCCGACCAGCGCCTTGATCGCGCCCGTCTTCCAGTCCAGCGCCACCAGCGCGCCCTCGCTCACGCGCTGGCCCTTGGCCTTGGTCACTCCCGCGCGCACCGCGCGCTCCGCCGCCTGCTGCATCTCCCAGTCGAGAGTGGTGTGCACACGCAGGTCGCCGCGGTAGATAACGTTCGCGCCCAGTTCCGCCGTCAGTTGATGCAAGACGTAGCTCGTGAAGTAGGGGGCCTTGTACTGCGTCATGCCCAGCGGCGGCTTGCGTTGGCCCAGGCCCAGCCCGCGGCGGCGCGCCTGCTGCGCTTCCTCCGGCGTGATGTACTTTTGCTCGCGCAAACGCTCGAGCACCTCGTCGCGCCGGTGCTTGGCCGCCTGCGGGTTGAGGAAGGGGTTATAATCGTTCGGGCGCTGCGGGAGGCCCGCCAGCAGGGCGCACTGCGAGAGGCTCAGCGCCCGCACCGGGCGGTCGAAATACGTCTCCGCCGCGACCTGCACGCCGTAGGCGCCATTGCCGTAGTAGATCTGGTTGAGGTAGAGTTCGAGGATCTCTTCCTTGGAGAACGTGCGCTCCATCTGCAGCGCGAGGATCATCTCCTGCAGCTTGCGCCCGAGCGTGCGCTTGGGGCTGAGATAGACGTTGCGGGCGAGCTGCTGCGTGATGGTGCTGCCGCCGCGCACGATGCGTCCGCCCAGCAGGTTGTCGCGCAGTGCCGCCAGCACGCCGCGAGGATCCACGCCGTGGTGCCGGTAGAAGCGCCGGTCCTCAACCGCGATCGCAGCGAGCTGGAGGTCCGATGGGATATCGGTGATGGGCAGAAACTGGCGGTGCTCGCGCGCCACCCGCCCCAGCAGGACGCCGTCCGCGGAATAGACCCGCACCCCCTCGGCGGGGCGGAAGGAGGTGATGTCACCGGGGGGAGGGAGCACCTCCGTCATGCTCGAATACACCCCCGACACGACCCCCGCAAGCAGGGCCGCCATCGCGGTGATGAGCAGGGCGGCGATGGTGATCAGACGCCACCACAGGCGTCGTCGTCGCAGTTTCCTATCGGATGCGGGCAAGGCGGTCTCTCCCCGCACACCATTATACCCTACGCTGCACCTTCGACCAAGCCCCTCGCGCGGTGGGGTGTGAGCGGAAAGTTGGGAGGGGTCGCGAGAATCTGTAGGGGCGCACGGCGTGCGCCCCCTTCACCCCGACGAGTCGGGGTGCCACATTCGGGCACACAACCGGCGACCCCAACCAAGAACGGTCACACCCGCGCGGTGCGGAGCATGAAGCGGCTGGGCCGGCCGCGTCTGACTGCGGTTGCCAGGGCGCACGCCTACATCTGGAACACACGCGCGGGGCGCGGAAGAAGGACTTGGGGAGCGTGGGGGGGGGAGGGCCTTGGCATCAAGGCCCCATCACGCTCCCCAAGATCGTGCGCGATCCGCGCGCGACAGCCGCACGGCCGGCGGGGGCAAGCAGCGCCTCCGCAGTGGCAGGCCCAACCCGCGCCAGCCCGGCGGCAACTCGCCCGCCCATCGCGCCACGGCCGGAGATATAAGTTGGGGAGCGTGCTGGGGGGAAGGGCCTTAGGCGTCAAGGCCCCACACGCTCCCCAAAATGCAGTGCCGGGAAGAAACGGCGGTAGGCACGAGGACGCGGTAGCTTGTGCATGCGCAGGCAGGACTCAGGCTCGGATCACCCCGCCATGACCACCAGCGCCCCGCGGCGCACCTCCAGGCGTCTCGCGGAGCGGATCAGTTCCCTTCATCTGCAGTCACGATATGGTTTCTTGGCGCGCACGCGAGGCGCGCGGTCTTAGTTCTTGCAGGCCAGGGTCACCCAGTGCGTGTTCGGGTCCACGCTGACCACAAACCGATCGAGCATGTCCTGGGCCGGCTCGCCGATGCTTGCCTGGATCAGCGGCCGCAGGCGCTCATGCGCGAGCTCGACCTCGAGCATCCGCCGCACCAGCGACACCCCCTCTTCCGGCAACCCACGCGCGGCAAGATCCCGCACCAGCTCCTCTGCCAGCTCGTCTATTCGTCCGTGCATGGTCTGACAAGGCGTGTTCATTGGCTAACCAGTTTAGATATTCCACTAATCTGATTATACCCCTCTACTAAACCTGAATTTGGCTTCGCGACGCCCATTACGACCCGCCGCGAGGACAAGTGCCGCGGTCTCCCCATAAATGTTGGCATGATGCTACCCGCACGCACAGCGGCGCGCCGGGCCGCCGTTGATAGGCCCGGCGGAATGTGGAATCATCACCAGTAGCGCTCCCAGTTGACGGGGATCTTGCAGCGATGGCGAGTCTTCTGGTCGAGACCTCGGTCGGCGCCAGGCTGAGCGACAACCTGCTCAACCACGCGCAGATCATCTACGCCGTCGGGCCGCAGGTGCCCGGCGGCACGCAGCACCGCGCGCGCTTCGGGCTCCAACCTGACCCCCGACCTGGCGCAGTTGATTTCTCGCTCCTCCCTGCTTAGGGACGTCGTCGCCGCCGCCATGGTTCCCCGGCTGCTCGTCATTGCGTCGGATGACCCGAGGGTCGAGGGCCTGCACCGCGCCTTCGACCAGCCGCGACTGCCGGTTCTGGGTGGCTTCGTGGTAGCGCGCGTCGGCCGCGCCGCCCTGCGACTCCGGGCCGACGACCTCGCGCTCGTCTGGCGGGCGTGCGAGCACCTCTACCTGACGCACTACCGGGACTACTGGTCATCACGCGCGTCGGCCATGGCCAGCCTCGCCCAGCAGGTGGATGACCGGCTGCGCTTTGCTGACCTCCCGCGAAAGCTCGCCCACCTGACGGGGCGCGAACCCCCTCACGCCGACCTCGAGGTGTACCTGCTGGACACCGACGCCCTGCTGTCGTACGCTGATGAGCGCGAGCGCATCTGCGTCAGCACGGCCTTGCTCTCCCACTTCGAGCGCGTACTCGCCCATGAGTGCGCCCGCATCTATCTCCATAACCCCGGGTGGTGGGAGGTGGAGCCGTGCGCGGGGATCTGTGCGGGGCTACCGGGGGAACTGTTGGATGCGGTCGAGACCTGTGTCGCGCACTACCTGGCGGCCACCGTGGCGCTCCACTTCGGCCCCGACTCGGGGTTCTGGATGGTACATCCCCGGGTGGAGGAGGTCATCGCCCGGCGCTGGCCGGCCTTCGTCGCTGCGCCCGAAAGGGGCATTGACCTGCTGCTGGAGCAGGTGTTCGAGGAACTGCGCGGCGCCGACCCGCGCGGCGCGGCGGTGCACCCCTTGCGTCTCTCTGTCACCTACGACGAGGCTGGCACGCCCCTCGGCTGCACCATGAGCCCGGGACGGTTCTGAGATTCGGCCCGGCAACCTGGTGCGGCCGGCGTAGCGTAGGACCTCCATCAGGCCCACAATCCCAGGCAGCCCCACGGCTCTTACCCCTCCCCTGCAGGGACGATATCACGCCGCGTTATCGCCGTGCTCAGCATGGGGCCGGCGCATCACCGCCGTCGCCTCCAGCCGGTTGTGCGGCAGGCGACGCACGCGAATGTCCTGGTAGCAGCGCGACAGTCGCTCGATGGCTTCGCGTTCGTGTCGGCGGCGCGCGGCGGTGACGAACTTGATGGTCATGACCGCGATGCCGCCGGGCCGCAGCCGTCGGGCGAAGGCGCACATCAGCTCCGCCGACTCCGCCGGATCGAGGTTCATGTCGTTGACGATGAGGTCGAGCTCGCCCAGGTCGCGCGCGAGCGCCTCCTGCGCGGACATGCGCAGGTGCTGCACCCCCGGCCGCGGCGCTACTTGCTCGTCCAGCTCGCCCTTGTCCACCGCCACCACCGCACACCCCGCGTCCGCCAGCACGGCCGTCCATCCCCCGGGGGCGGCCCCAAGGTCCAACGCGCGCATGCCCGGCCGCAGCTCGATATCGAACGCGGCCAACGCCTCGCGCAACTTGTGCTGCGCTCGATTAAGCGGCCGCTCGCCCGGCGCGTACTTGCGCGCCCCGCGCAGCTCCTTGCGCACGAGCAACTCCGTGCGATTAACGCCGACGTACGCGCGGTCCTGAAAGATGTCAACGGATACAGTGTACTCGGGTTGCGCTTCGAACTCCGGCGCGCCGCCGGCCTGCTGCTCCAGCGCCATGCCCACCGCGCGCTCGACATCCCGGCTGCGAAATCCGTGCTCTCCACGCCGGCGGCAGCGGACAATGAACGTCGCTCCCCGCGGCAGGCGCGCCAGGCCCAGCGCCGCCTGGGCGAGCCGCACCGGCGATTCCGCGGTGGCGTCGAGCGCCACCTCTGCTTGCGCCGGCGCCACCCGGGCGATGAACCGCGTATCCGCGTCGCGCAGCCGCCCGATGGCTTCGTCCTCGGGCAGGCCTGTGCGGGCGATGAGATTTCCCTTGAGGAATAGCGAACGCGCCTCGACCTCGCCCCCTCGATTCTGCTCAGGGCAGGCCAGGACGCGGACCAGCTCGCGGCGGGCATCGCCTTCGCGCCCGGAGGCGCAGGTGATGATAAGGATTGTTCGCGGGTTTGCGCTCATGGGTGGTGGGTCCGCGGGCGCATGGGGATGGGAGCGGTTCGCGCACCGCCCCTACGGTTGCGTCAGGCCGTACTTGGTGCCGACGACTGGATTTGAACCAGCACGAGGTTAACCCTCACTAGGTCCTGAACCTAGCGCGTCTGCCATTCCGCCACGTCGGCACCTCGTCGCTCAGAATATACCACAAGCCCGCGCCCCGGTCAACGAGTTTGCGCTCCTCGCGCGGCAGGGGTATGATAGGTGCGCGTTGCGGGAAAGAGACCGAGGACGGAAGCTGGGCCGACGCGACCCAACCGCTCTGTTAACGCACGCGTGGTGTAAGCAAGTGGCAAGGAAGCTGATCTATATCCGTATGCTCCATGCTCTGTCCGACTTCGGAAGCCTAGGAGAGAGGTTGGAGACGGTGGGCCAGGAGATGCTGAGTGTCGCCGGCTGGCGGAAACATCAGGAAAGGGTGGCTGCGTTCTGGGACCGACTGCAGACGGAGCTGATGCTGAGATTGGAGAAGGAACTGCCCGGGGCGGACTGGGGGAGACTGCGGATCTACCAGGATGGAATGCCGGTTGCGGGAGAGGACGCCCGGCGAATAGTGAATGAGGTGGCGGATGCCGGGAGCCCGAACTATCAGCTGGTGAGAGAGCTGCTGGCGCGGGGAGCGCAGATAGAAAGGACCGAGGACGCCAGCCTACTCAGGGAGGAGCACGACCTGGTGCGCAAGCTCGTGGCCGCCCACGGGCCGGTAGAGAAGGCGCAGGCGCTGCAAGCCTATCGGCAGCGCAGCGACGCGCTGCTGCGGGCGCGGGATACCTTCATCGCCAGGCGGATTGACGAAGCCCTCGGCGAGGGAGAGCTCGGGCTGCTCTTTATCGGAGCGCTCCATCGCGTGGCGGATCACCTGCCACCAGACATCGAGGTCATCGCGCTCTCCTGAGCAGCCCGAGCGACACCGACGAATCGGCGTGCAGCCAGGCCCGGCTGGTCGGGCCGCCACGGCGGCCGAAGGCCCAGCCGCCACCTCCGGCTGCGGTATGCCCACCCCCGAGAGTCGTTCACCCCCTAGCCTCGTGCGCGGCCCTGCTTGTCCCCGCGGCTGAGTGCGCGCGGCCGCCGGTGAGAACGGCCATCGGGTGCGGGAGAACGCGACCGTTGTCGGGCATATGGACAATCTCTCTTAACTGACCCTTGTACGGCCCAGTGAAGCCTGGTATGGTCTTGTCGTCAACATGAAGTAGCGTCAGGGACAACCCATTGCGACGGTGGTCAAGGTAGCCACTCAACACTGTCCGACGACAGGGTCCGGGTGGCTTTTTCGTCCCTGAGATGCCGCAGCTGTCGGAGCTACGAGCGCGGCGCCTGCGCTCATGCTACATAGAAGGGAGGTGATAGAGAATGGCAGTAGAGAAGGCGATCGCTTCCTCCAGCCTGGTGGAGGTAATCGATCGGATCCTGGACAAGGGCGTGGTCATTGACGCGTGGGTCCGGGTGTCCCTGGTGGGCATTGAGCTGCTGGCCATCGAGGCCAGAATAGTCATTGCCTCAGTGGAGACCTACCTGAAGTACGCCGAGGCCATCGGGCTGACGGCCACCGCCGCCGCCCCCGCCTGAGCGGGGAATACGAAAACCGAGTAGCGAGGGCGCGGTCGAGATCCCGGCGGTTTCGACCGCGCCCACCCCTACATAACGCGGAGTTGACTGTGAACGGCGGCCCCGGAATGTGGGTTCCGTCGAGATGCGTGAGAAGAGGGAAACGACATGGGCACTTTGACCGAGCAGATGCGAAACCTAGCCGCGGACATCACCAGCAGCCGCGATGAGCGACACGCGTGGCTGGGCGCTCTCAAAGAAGAGGTGGGCGGCCTGCGGGCGGAGATCCGCTCCGGCTGTCGGGAGCGGAGGTCATGGGTGAAGTCGCTCCAAGGCGGGGTGCGCAAGATGTGCCGGGAGACCCGCGCCGA contains:
- a CDS encoding electron transfer flavoprotein subunit alpha/FixB family protein: MADEILVVTELADGALRPVSLELVSEARRLADARGGAVVAAVVGDAEAHAPALAAYGADRIYGLTGAARAPVSALEALAREIQPESILAPATAIGSDLAAALAARLGAGLAPNCISVAADAPTQKRPMYAGKVIATVAIETRPRIITARPRAFALGASDGSRLAEVITMPAPGPAPTEAVVELLELIKPERQELDVAEAEVVVSGGRGLGGPDAFAMLRELAELLNAAVGASRAAVDAGWMPHAHQVGQTGKVVSPRLYLACGISGAIQHLAGMRSSQVIVAINQDPEAPIFAKCDYGIVGDVFEVVPALTAELKRAGVGGT
- the gvpA gene encoding gas vesicle structural protein GvpA, with translation MAVEKAIASSSLVEVIDRILDKGVVIDAWVRVSLVGIELLAIEARIVIASVETYLKYAEAIGLTATAAAPA
- a CDS encoding acyl-CoA dehydrogenase family protein — protein: MDFDLSEHDMLREVTRGFVQNEVKPLARRIDEEEQIPRELLEKMAEQGYFGLPFPEAVGGVGAGEIGYCVVLEEFARASASVTVMLSAHTSIGAMPIYLDGTEEQKRKYLPDLCSGNKIAAFALTEPGAGSDAAGISTAAVRDGDDFVLNGSKLYITNGDIADVICVFAATNKSRGVRGGITAFIIEGDMPGLSRGPKEKKMGIRGSGTCELFFKDLRVPKDNVIGRVGMGFLTAMKTLDVGRLSLGAACTGAAKEMIDLSIAHAAQRVQFGEPIIRKQGIQWMLADMAADAFAMESMTYRGAWMYDQGMKITRDAAIIKLFCSDALDRVVDKAVQIHGGMGYMRDYPIEMFYRDSRINRIFEGTNEVQRMVIAGSLTRQGRF
- a CDS encoding PBP1A family penicillin-binding protein yields the protein MPASDRKLRRRRLWWRLITIAALLITAMAALLAGVVSGVYSSMTEVLPPPGDITSFRPAEGVRVYSADGVLLGRVAREHRQFLPITDIPSDLQLAAIAVEDRRFYRHHGVDPRGVLAALRDNLLGGRIVRGGSTITQQLARNVYLSPKRTLGRKLQEMILALQMERTFSKEEILELYLNQIYYGNGAYGVQVAAETYFDRPVRALSLSQCALLAGLPQRPNDYNPFLNPQAAKHRRDEVLERLREQKYITPEEAQQARRRGLGLGQRKPPLGMTQYKAPYFTSYVLHQLTAELGANVIYRGDLRVHTTLDWEMQQAAERAVRAGVTKAKGQRVSEGALVALDWKTGAIKALVGGLDYRADQYSCATQARRQAGSAFKPFVYATAMDSGFTPDSTMVDGPVTYKGAGGKPWSPKNADRRYRGRITLRHALVHSINVVAVKLLDEVGVPKVIDYAHRMGIRDRLDPYLSLALGTSGVTALDMASAFGVFANGGQYVAPRPVDRIADRNDSVVSSYRPRTRPALAPATAHVMDDMLRDVVTRGTGYRARIAWPAAGKTGTASDYKDAWFIGYTDKLVCAVWVGNRDSTPMRRVFGGTVPASIWKDFMTAAMKIADQRDAGASATPEQRPARPTTVTPEPPERRAPSPLRVTVCVDSGKLARPECPNTRVVQYSPAERASAPRTLCDIHGPTAGGAPEAGRTITLSVCAESGKLATEYCPQVINKRFAPADAPSATCDVHLPPRSPDGDATLW
- a CDS encoding enoyl-CoA hydratase-related protein — protein: MTEFKYVSLTVEDGVATIMVDHPPVNSLSAEVIRELREVVARIKADRAVKAAIITGAGRFFIAGADLREIAGIADARQGAELARQGERLLRDIELLEVPVIAAINGTCLGGGTELALACHLRIAGERSQIGQPEVNLGIIPGFGGTQRLPRVVGSARALEMILTGDPITGAEAKAAGLALENRLFGEICETRDMREGVGAFLEKRRPKFTDQ
- a CDS encoding electron transfer flavoprotein subunit beta/FixA family protein, encoding MNVIVCVKQVPDTAAEITPTGNGAAIDTQDLAWVVNPYDEYALEEALRIREREGGAVTAICMGSEGAATALRTAAAMGADDIVHLTDPAFAGADPHAAAAVLAAAIKGRDYDLIWCGKLAVDDAYGYVGAALAEALGLPHIAAVVRVEIAEGKVIARRETEAGTAVVRCPLPAVLTADKGLNEPRYPKAIDIMKAKRKEVQTMDAAAVGVSAETIGAARAATRIVKFELPPARGGGTVIEAPVAEAVARLVQALRDEAKVL
- a CDS encoding SAM-dependent methyltransferase; the encoded protein is MSANPRTILIITCASGREGDARRELVRVLACPEQNRGGEVEARSLFLKGNLIARTGLPEDEAIGRLRDADTRFIARVAPAQAEVALDATAESPVRLAQAALGLARLPRGATFIVRCRRRGEHGFRSRDVERAVGMALEQQAGGAPEFEAQPEYTVSVDIFQDRAYVGVNRTELLVRKELRGARKYAPGERPLNRAQHKLREALAAFDIELRPGMRALDLGAAPGGWTAVLADAGCAVVAVDKGELDEQVAPRPGVQHLRMSAQEALARDLGELDLIVNDMNLDPAESAELMCAFARRLRPGGIAVMTIKFVTAARRRHEREAIERLSRCYQDIRVRRLPHNRLEATAVMRRPHAEHGDNAA